The Desulfitobacterium chlororespirans DSM 11544 DNA segment AAGGGTCAGGGTTTGTTCCAGCAAACCCTTAAAGGCGGCCCCTGTATCCGGGCCAATCCCGTTATGTCCCGGGTCAATACACACTTTTAACATTCTCTTTCCTCTCTTTCTTTTTCATCTTTCTGCCCCACCCTCTTCATAACGGCGCAAAATGTTGGTATAATAAAGTTGCTTCATAGATAACGAACATTGCAGCTATTTTGCCGCAAAAATTGCTGCCCGGGCGGTGGTATGAGAACCTTTCTTTGCCGATCCGGTAAGCTGTTCTCCCTTCACCAGACCTGTTCTGGATTGTTCTGTGGAAAGGTTTCCCAAAACCATTATACGCGTTATTTTTGACGTAATCAATATAAAAATTATCATATTTGACGCTAACGGGTTATACTTATACAAGTGGGGTGATGGTATTGTCTTCTTTCGGTGAGCGCCTGAAAAAACTCAGGGAAGAAAAAGGTCTTTCTTTAAGGCAAGTGGAAGCTGCCACCGGTATTACCAACAGTAATTTGAGTAAAATCGAACGAAATAGGGTAAGCCCTTCACTGGATGCCGCCTTATTGATTTCAGACTACCTTAATGTATCACTGGATTATTTAACAAAAGGCATCGTCAAATATAACGATGCCGGTGGTGAGCAAACGCAGGTATTGGAAATTTACACTTCTCTCGACGAAAATAATCGCTATGCCCTTAAAACCTATGCAGCCTTTCTCTTATCCGGCACCCGGCATAATCTGTGGGGAGGAACTTCAAGGCATAAGCACACCGGTATAGAACCGGAGGCTGAATCCTTAAAAGAGGAGCGCAGTGTGTATTTACCCCTCCTGGGCACTGCAGCCGCCGGCTTGCCCATCATGAGCGATGAATTATTGGAAGGATTTGTCCCTGTCCCGGCAGCAAGGATCAAAAAGAACACTTATTTAATCAAGGTGAAAGGTGACAGTATGATCGAAGCCGG contains these protein-coding regions:
- a CDS encoding helix-turn-helix domain-containing protein, which produces MSSFGERLKKLREEKGLSLRQVEAATGITNSNLSKIERNRVSPSLDAALLISDYLNVSLDYLTKGIVKYNDAGGEQTQVLEIYTSLDENNRYALKTYAAFLLSGTRHNLWGGTSRHKHTGIEPEAESLKEERSVYLPLLGTAAAGLPIMSDELLEGFVPVPAARIKKNTYLIKVKGDSMIEAGINNGDLVIVAPQPGVENGEIALVKIDGEVTIKKFYRYDFEVRLKPANSSMKDMVVTDLAKLRILGKVTGIISAEEARQTIQQEFNAD